A single window of Sulfurimonas crateris DNA harbors:
- the adk gene encoding adenylate kinase, with amino-acid sequence MRIILLGAPGAGKGTQAGFLTKRYNIPQISTGDMLRGAIKAGTELGKMAKAAMDAGQLVTDEIIIGLVKDRIKEDDCKNGFLLDGFPRTIAQADALKSAGVDIDAVIEIDVPDTEIVKRMSGRRAHLASGRTYHVVFNPPKVDGKDDVTGEELVQRDDDKEEVVLDRLKVYHEQTKPLIGYYKEQAEKIASLTYITVDGTADISEVEAAIVSKLG; translated from the coding sequence ATGAGAATAATATTACTTGGAGCTCCGGGTGCCGGAAAAGGGACTCAAGCGGGATTTTTAACGAAAAGATATAACATTCCTCAAATCTCTACGGGAGATATGCTCCGTGGGGCTATTAAAGCAGGTACAGAGTTGGGTAAAATGGCTAAAGCGGCTATGGATGCCGGTCAGCTGGTAACTGATGAGATAATTATCGGTCTTGTAAAAGATAGAATTAAAGAAGATGATTGTAAAAACGGTTTTTTATTGGATGGTTTTCCTCGTACCATTGCTCAAGCAGACGCTCTTAAAAGTGCGGGTGTAGATATTGATGCCGTCATTGAGATAGATGTTCCAGATACCGAGATCGTAAAACGTATGTCAGGACGTCGTGCGCACTTAGCAAGCGGTAGAACTTACCATGTTGTTTTCAATCCGCCAAAAGTAGATGGCAAAGATGATGTGACTGGTGAAGAGCTCGTTCAAAGAGATGACGATAAAGAGGAGGTAGTACTCGATAGATTAAAAGTTTATCACGAGCAGACAAAACCTCTGATCGGCTACTATAAAGAGCAAGCGGAGAAAATAGCTTCTTTGACGTACATTACTGTTGATGGAACTGCCGATATATCTGAGGTTGAAGCGGCTATAGTTTCTAAGCTAGGTTAA
- a CDS encoding lytic transglycosylase domain-containing protein, whose amino-acid sequence MKYFLLLLLPLMLSASLTFTSNHTKEIAVLESFDIEASFLYDPIMNDMKNKNMTIYKEKRFFQAMNDAYLFIPAIKSILAKHGIPAEFLFLAMAESHFSAKAFSVKKASGLWQFMPATGKIYGLKIDEYVDERRDLIKSTEAAAQHLSELYAKFGKWYLAAIAYNCGGGRLGRAIEAAKSDDLNILLDPKKKYIPRESRLYIRKIVALALLGNDEQFLLKSEYEHLLNRANAYSISTVRVPRGESLKRVSKLVGIPLSELQKLNRHLKYDFVPPYLGGYDIYIPYIKLSDFKQKYFEEKIQNIYKVHVVKKGDTLYEMGKKYKVSYKMIVDFNNLKSNVLSLNQKLIVPIDNKANVEKINKEIYYLVKKGDTLESISQAYKISVRSIQLKNNLKSTLIREGERLKLYE is encoded by the coding sequence TTGAAATATTTTTTACTACTTCTACTGCCGCTTATGTTGAGTGCTAGTCTTACTTTCACTTCAAATCACACAAAAGAGATAGCTGTCTTAGAGTCTTTTGACATTGAAGCTTCATTCTTGTATGACCCGATCATGAACGATATGAAAAACAAGAACATGACTATCTACAAAGAGAAACGCTTTTTTCAGGCGATGAATGATGCTTATCTCTTCATTCCGGCGATAAAGAGCATTTTGGCTAAGCACGGCATACCTGCCGAATTTCTATTTCTGGCTATGGCGGAGTCTCACTTTTCCGCAAAAGCATTCTCTGTAAAAAAAGCCTCTGGACTCTGGCAGTTTATGCCTGCAACAGGCAAAATATACGGTCTTAAGATAGACGAGTATGTCGATGAGAGAAGAGATCTTATAAAATCTACAGAAGCAGCTGCTCAGCATCTTAGCGAGCTTTATGCAAAATTCGGTAAGTGGTACTTAGCAGCAATAGCTTATAACTGCGGCGGCGGAAGACTTGGCAGGGCAATAGAAGCGGCAAAAAGCGATGATCTTAATATATTGCTAGACCCAAAAAAAAAGTATATACCAAGAGAGAGCAGACTCTACATCAGAAAAATCGTAGCGCTTGCATTGTTGGGCAATGACGAGCAGTTTTTGCTAAAGAGCGAGTATGAGCACCTTCTAAACAGAGCAAATGCCTACTCCATATCTACGGTAAGAGTTCCAAGAGGAGAGTCTCTAAAGAGAGTCTCAAAACTTGTCGGTATACCGCTTTCAGAACTTCAAAAGCTCAATAGACACCTCAAATATGATTTCGTTCCTCCCTATCTGGGAGGCTATGACATATATATCCCCTACATTAAACTCTCAGACTTCAAGCAGAAATATTTTGAAGAGAAGATCCAAAATATCTATAAAGTCCATGTTGTAAAAAAAGGTGACACTCTTTACGAAATGGGAAAGAAATATAAAGTTTCGTACAAGATGATAGTAGACTTTAACAACCTCAAGAGCAATGTTCTCAGCTTAAATCAAAAGCTTATTGTTCCAATCGACAACAAAGCAAATGTCGAAAAGATAAACAAAGAGATCTACTACTTGGTTAAAAAAGGCGACACTCTGGAGTCTATTTCTCAGGCATATAAAATAAGCGTCAGAAGCATTCAGCTTAAAAACAACCTAAAAAGTACTCTTATCAGAGAGGGTGAGAGGTTAAAGCTCTATGAGTAA
- a CDS encoding TatD family hydrolase, with product MIIDTHVHLDDDRYRDDLDIVLKRAREGGVERFIIPGADPKNLKRAIEIAKSNSDVYFAIGVHPYDMEAFDAAVFEEYINHPKCVAVGECGLDYFRLEGSDEEKLREKERQKEVFIAQIEIAKKYKKPLIVHIRDASRDSKEILLTHGAKDVGGVLHCYNADEELLSLAKEGFYFGIGGVLTFKNAKKLLHALPKIPQDKLLIETDGPYLTPTPHRGERNEPLYTTFVAKKISELLEIPLENIEKITTQNALKLFNIS from the coding sequence ATGATTATAGACACACATGTGCACCTAGACGACGACAGATATAGAGATGATCTGGATATAGTACTAAAGAGAGCCAGAGAGGGCGGGGTGGAGCGTTTCATAATTCCAGGAGCAGATCCGAAAAACTTAAAAAGAGCGATAGAGATAGCCAAAAGCAACAGTGATGTCTATTTTGCCATCGGTGTACATCCTTACGATATGGAGGCATTTGATGCTGCTGTGTTTGAAGAGTATATTAATCATCCAAAGTGCGTTGCAGTAGGCGAATGCGGGCTTGATTACTTTAGACTTGAGGGAAGCGACGAAGAGAAACTAAGAGAAAAAGAGAGACAAAAAGAGGTCTTTATTGCACAGATCGAGATAGCAAAAAAGTACAAAAAACCGCTTATTGTACATATCAGAGACGCTTCAAGAGACTCAAAAGAGATACTTCTTACACACGGTGCAAAAGATGTCGGGGGAGTTCTGCACTGCTACAATGCGGATGAGGAGCTTTTAAGTCTTGCAAAAGAGGGGTTTTACTTCGGAATAGGCGGAGTTTTGACCTTTAAAAATGCAAAAAAACTACTTCATGCACTGCCAAAGATACCTCAAGATAAACTTCTGATTGAAACAGATGGTCCATATCTGACACCGACACCTCACAGAGGTGAGAGAAATGAGCCTCTATATACTACTTTTGTCGCAAAAAAGATCTCTGAACTTCTGGAGATCCCACTAGAAAACATAGAGAAAATAACGACTCAAAACGCCCTGAAACTCTTTAATATTTCTTAA
- a CDS encoding adenylate kinase has translation MKKLFLIIGAPGSGKTTDAELIAEQNSEITHYSTGDMLRAEAASGSELGSEINNYISKGLIVPIKIAIETIVNAIKNAPTDVIIIDGYPRSMEQLEALDNYLESDSSLELCSVIEVEVSQETARDRVLGRSRGEDDKVEVFNNRMKVYTEPLDDIKEFYIEKDLLHTINGERTIEEIVSEMHSFIRSKI, from the coding sequence ATGAAAAAACTCTTTCTTATTATCGGAGCGCCCGGCTCCGGCAAAACCACAGATGCAGAGTTGATCGCAGAGCAAAACAGCGAAATAACACACTACTCCACAGGCGATATGCTTCGCGCAGAAGCCGCAAGCGGCTCTGAACTTGGCTCTGAGATAAACAACTATATATCAAAAGGTCTTATCGTTCCTATAAAAATAGCAATAGAGACCATTGTAAACGCAATTAAAAATGCTCCGACGGATGTTATCATCATTGACGGATATCCAAGAAGCATGGAGCAGTTAGAGGCTTTAGACAACTATCTTGAGAGCGACTCATCTTTAGAGCTTTGCAGTGTTATCGAGGTTGAAGTAAGTCAAGAGACGGCAAGAGACAGAGTTTTAGGACGTTCTCGCGGCGAAGATGACAAAGTTGAAGTTTTTAACAACCGTATGAAGGTCTATACGGAGCCACTGGATGATATAAAAGAGTTTTATATAGAGAAAGATCTGCTTCACACAATTAACGGAGAGAGAACTATCGAAGAGATAGTCTCAGAGATGCACTCTTTTATAAGATCAAAAATTTAA
- the aspS gene encoding aspartate--tRNA ligase, giving the protein MRSHYCAYLSEANVGQEVVLTGWANSYRDHGGIIFIDLRDKSGLIQLTCDPEDNAAAHKVADGVRDEYVLIAKGTVRHRGEGLVNPRLKTGAIEVIVKELIIENKSAPIPFMIGDKNVGEETKLKYRYLELRDPAMYEAFRLRSKAAIAARNILDENGFLEVETPILTKSTPEGARDYLVPSRVHSGEFYALPQSPQLFKQLLMVGGFDRYFQIAKCFRDEDLRADRQPEFTQIDVEMSFCDQEDVIKVAEDLLEAMFSACGINVKPPFNRISHMNAMEWYGSDKPDLRYDLKMVDVIDIFERCDNEIFTNIAKKPHTNRIKALKVPGADLVFSKREMKSFEDYVRKFGAQGLGYFQMKEDGLKGPLIKFFSDADIALLIERLGMEVGDVVFFGAGDKKTVWDYMGRLRIFIAEHEKMNLVDKDAFEFVWVVDFPMFEIEDGRVKALHHPFTQPKNTDKDDVEEIESIAYDIVLNGTELGGGSIRIHKPEVQEEVFKLLGIDEEEAQEKFGFLLDALKFGAPPHGGFAIGFDRLMMLITKKSSIRDVIAFPKTQKASCILTKAPSEVDATQLRDLHIRLREQIKA; this is encoded by the coding sequence ATGAGAAGTCATTATTGTGCGTATTTAAGTGAAGCAAACGTTGGACAAGAGGTTGTTCTGACAGGTTGGGCAAACAGTTACCGTGACCATGGCGGGATTATTTTTATTGATTTAAGAGACAAGAGCGGACTTATTCAGCTTACTTGTGATCCTGAAGACAATGCAGCAGCACATAAGGTTGCAGACGGTGTTCGCGACGAGTATGTTCTTATAGCAAAAGGTACTGTTCGCCATCGTGGAGAGGGTCTTGTAAATCCTCGCTTAAAAACCGGTGCTATCGAGGTTATAGTAAAAGAGCTCATTATTGAGAACAAATCGGCTCCAATCCCTTTTATGATAGGTGATAAGAACGTAGGTGAAGAGACTAAACTTAAATACCGCTACCTAGAGCTTAGAGATCCTGCGATGTATGAGGCGTTTCGTCTTCGCTCAAAAGCTGCTATAGCTGCAAGAAATATACTTGATGAAAACGGCTTTTTGGAGGTTGAGACTCCGATTTTAACAAAATCTACTCCTGAGGGTGCAAGGGATTATTTGGTTCCGTCTCGTGTACACAGCGGTGAGTTCTACGCACTTCCGCAATCTCCACAGCTTTTCAAGCAGCTTTTAATGGTAGGCGGATTTGACAGATATTTTCAGATAGCAAAATGTTTCCGCGACGAAGACCTAAGAGCAGACCGCCAGCCAGAGTTTACTCAGATAGACGTCGAGATGAGCTTTTGTGACCAAGAGGATGTTATAAAAGTAGCAGAGGATCTTCTTGAAGCTATGTTTAGCGCTTGCGGCATCAATGTAAAACCTCCGTTTAACCGCATTTCACACATGAACGCTATGGAGTGGTACGGCTCCGACAAGCCTGATCTGAGATATGACCTTAAGATGGTTGACGTTATCGACATCTTTGAGAGATGTGATAATGAGATATTTACAAATATCGCTAAAAAACCTCATACAAACCGCATCAAGGCTCTAAAAGTTCCTGGTGCAGACCTTGTCTTCTCAAAGAGAGAGATGAAGAGCTTTGAGGATTATGTACGTAAGTTCGGAGCTCAGGGACTTGGTTACTTCCAGATGAAAGAGGATGGCTTAAAAGGTCCGCTGATCAAGTTCTTTAGCGATGCCGACATTGCACTTTTAATAGAGAGACTGGGCATGGAAGTGGGCGACGTTGTCTTCTTCGGTGCCGGAGATAAGAAAACTGTATGGGACTATATGGGACGTCTGAGAATCTTTATTGCAGAACATGAGAAGATGAACCTTGTAGACAAAGATGCTTTTGAGTTCGTATGGGTTGTTGACTTCCCTATGTTTGAGATCGAAGATGGAAGAGTAAAAGCGCTTCACCATCCGTTCACGCAGCCAAAAAATACCGATAAAGATGACGTAGAAGAGATAGAGTCTATCGCATATGACATTGTACTAAACGGTACGGAGCTAGGCGGCGGAAGTATCCGTATACATAAACCTGAAGTCCAAGAGGAAGTCTTCAAGCTTCTTGGAATAGACGAAGAAGAGGCTCAGGAGAAGTTTGGGTTCCTGCTTGATGCTCTAAAATTCGGTGCTCCTCCGCACGGCGGTTTTGCGATCGGATTTGACAGACTTATGATGCTTATTACTAAAAAATCAAGCATCCGTGATGTTATAGCATTCCCTAAAACGCAAAAAGCTTCTTGTATACTTACAAAAGCACCGAGTGAAGTTGATGCAACGCAACTAAGAGATCTTCATATTCGTCTTCGTGAGCAGATAAAAGCATAA
- a CDS encoding AAA family ATPase: MIERFYLKEYLSFKEIELDLKSGLVVFTGPSGSGKSILMSSILSSFGSGTSDASLCEATVSWELETDEHGIENDDVYIFKHIKKEKSRYFINNQSLPKKAMSSLSSNYLRHLSLRDFSDFENENLLLILDGRISKQNPNIDLLKDEYKEAFLEHRRVKKELLSIEDEQKRVTELKEFAAFEIKKIEDVNPKVSEDEELLEIKKELSKKEKALEAIAKANAIFEHEHSVFSALDTLNVDNSFFNDAMNELRAVMESAEEKFNALDEVDIEEVLNRLEELSELKRRYGGIKEALEYKEQKVLELQKYENIEIAKGDLESRESLLRRKVEDLAQKISALRTDELKHFKEDLNRYLKQLYLRDADVAINSAEYGVLGKDEILLKLNNTDLQKISTGEFNRLRLAVLALKSEFMNQNGGVLMLDEIDANLSGEESMSVAKVLKELSEHFQIFVISHQPQLTSMGDQHFLVHKKGDESHVKELGFDERVDEIARIISGANITQEAREFAKELLSLQK, from the coding sequence ATGATAGAGAGATTCTACTTAAAAGAGTACCTCAGTTTTAAAGAGATTGAACTTGATCTAAAATCGGGGCTTGTTGTATTTACGGGTCCAAGCGGAAGCGGGAAGTCGATTTTAATGAGCTCGATCTTATCATCGTTTGGCAGCGGTACTTCCGATGCATCACTCTGCGAAGCTACCGTCTCTTGGGAGCTGGAAACCGATGAACACGGTATAGAAAATGATGACGTATATATTTTCAAACATATTAAAAAAGAGAAATCAAGATACTTTATAAACAATCAAAGCCTGCCTAAAAAGGCAATGTCAAGCCTCTCTTCTAACTACTTAAGACATCTCTCTTTAAGAGATTTTAGCGATTTTGAAAACGAAAACCTTCTTTTGATCCTAGATGGAAGAATAAGCAAACAGAACCCTAATATTGATCTGCTCAAAGATGAGTACAAGGAGGCTTTTTTAGAGCACAGAAGAGTCAAAAAAGAGCTCCTAAGTATCGAAGATGAGCAAAAAAGAGTTACAGAGCTAAAAGAGTTTGCTGCCTTTGAGATCAAAAAGATAGAAGATGTCAATCCGAAAGTATCAGAAGATGAAGAGCTTTTGGAGATTAAAAAAGAGCTCTCCAAAAAAGAGAAGGCACTGGAGGCGATAGCCAAAGCAAACGCGATTTTTGAGCATGAGCACAGCGTCTTTAGCGCACTTGATACGCTAAATGTGGACAACTCTTTTTTTAACGACGCTATGAATGAGCTAAGAGCCGTTATGGAGAGTGCCGAAGAGAAGTTCAATGCACTTGATGAAGTGGATATTGAAGAGGTTCTTAACCGTCTGGAGGAGCTAAGTGAGCTAAAAAGAAGATACGGCGGCATAAAAGAGGCTCTTGAGTACAAAGAGCAGAAGGTTTTAGAGCTGCAAAAGTATGAAAATATAGAGATAGCCAAAGGAGATCTGGAGTCAAGAGAGTCGCTGCTTAGGAGAAAAGTAGAAGATCTGGCGCAAAAGATCAGCGCTCTTCGCACAGATGAGCTGAAGCATTTCAAAGAGGATCTGAACAGATATTTAAAGCAGCTCTACCTCAGAGATGCAGATGTTGCAATAAATAGCGCAGAGTATGGGGTTCTGGGCAAAGATGAGATTCTGTTAAAGCTAAACAACACCGATCTTCAAAAGATAAGTACAGGCGAGTTCAACAGGCTCCGCCTTGCAGTGTTGGCTCTAAAATCAGAGTTTATGAACCAAAACGGCGGAGTATTGATGCTTGATGAGATAGATGCGAATCTTAGCGGAGAGGAGTCTATGAGCGTTGCCAAGGTTCTAAAAGAGCTCTCTGAGCATTTTCAAATATTTGTAATATCGCATCAGCCGCAGCTGACATCTATGGGAGACCAGCACTTTTTGGTTCATAAAAAGGGCGATGAATCCCACGTAAAAGAGCTTGGCTTTGATGAGAGGGTTGATGAGATAGCAAGGATCATAAGCGGTGCCAACATTACGCAAGAGGCTAGAGAGTTCGCAAAAGAGCTGCTCAGCCTGCAGAAATAG
- a CDS encoding DEAD/DEAH box helicase encodes MPFSKLGLSPQIQSALKKSGFITPTPIQEEVIPLVLNHHDVMAMAQTGSGKSAAFVLPILELWSKSVSEGKPKIKALVVTPTRELTLQVADAFNTFGADLKREPKVVSIIGGESIGDQIYAIQQGCDILVATSGRLLDVLTKKQTNLSHLEFLVLDEADKMLNLGFSQELDAILEAIPQKRQNLLFSATYPQKILDIASKITQNPIRVNIEQDVPTVESVVQRAIEVNRENRGPLLRHLLDTEKLEQVLVFMANKRATDNIAAKFKKYGYKAESFHGDLFQDERTLTLDEFKAKKIRILFATDIAARGLDIENVSCVINFDLPRSPTDYVHRIGRTARAGRSGMAISFISHEDRAHFGIIQKRCKVNIAMEQIEGFELKGEAAIKGKGPQPIKGKGKSKKDKAREKRV; translated from the coding sequence ATGCCATTTTCCAAACTGGGTCTCTCACCGCAAATCCAAAGCGCGCTTAAAAAAAGCGGCTTTATAACGCCTACTCCTATTCAAGAAGAGGTTATTCCTCTTGTGCTAAATCATCATGATGTTATGGCAATGGCGCAGACCGGAAGCGGTAAAAGTGCCGCTTTTGTACTGCCGATACTTGAACTATGGTCTAAGAGTGTCAGCGAAGGAAAGCCTAAGATAAAAGCGCTTGTTGTAACCCCTACTCGTGAACTCACACTTCAAGTTGCCGATGCTTTTAACACTTTTGGCGCAGATCTGAAAAGAGAACCAAAGGTTGTCTCTATTATAGGCGGAGAGAGTATCGGTGATCAAATCTATGCCATTCAGCAGGGATGCGATATCTTGGTAGCGACATCAGGACGACTTCTTGACGTGCTTACAAAAAAGCAGACAAACCTATCTCATCTTGAATTTTTAGTTCTTGATGAAGCAGACAAGATGCTAAACCTTGGTTTTTCGCAGGAGCTTGATGCCATCCTTGAAGCAATTCCGCAAAAGCGCCAAAATCTTCTCTTCTCTGCAACCTACCCTCAAAAAATCTTAGATATTGCCTCGAAAATTACACAAAATCCTATAAGAGTAAATATTGAGCAAGATGTGCCTACTGTAGAGAGTGTGGTGCAGCGCGCCATAGAAGTAAATCGTGAAAATCGCGGTCCGCTTCTAAGACACCTGCTAGATACTGAAAAGTTAGAGCAAGTTCTTGTGTTTATGGCAAACAAAAGAGCTACGGACAACATTGCGGCTAAGTTTAAAAAGTACGGCTACAAGGCGGAGTCGTTTCACGGAGATCTGTTTCAAGATGAGCGCACTCTTACGCTGGATGAATTTAAAGCCAAAAAGATACGCATACTCTTTGCAACCGATATAGCCGCTAGAGGACTCGACATAGAGAATGTCTCATGCGTTATAAACTTTGATCTTCCTCGCTCGCCTACCGACTATGTCCACCGCATTGGACGTACGGCAAGAGCCGGCAGGTCGGGAATGGCTATTTCGTTTATATCTCACGAGGATAGAGCGCATTTTGGTATTATCCAAAAGAGATGCAAGGTGAATATAGCAATGGAGCAGATAGAGGGGTTTGAACTAAAAGGCGAAGCTGCCATAAAAGGAAAAGGTCCACAGCCGATTAAAGGCAAGGGCAAAAGCAAAAAAGACAAAGCAAGAGAAAAAAGAGTTTAA
- a CDS encoding NAD(+)/NADH kinase codes for MKNKEIKKIGVVLRPSSPEIKEGYLKLEKIFRSHGIDVLLESKSAKMIDMSGESFKSICMECDFIVSFGGDGTLISTVRKSFDFDIPILGVHAGNLGFLADLSLDELDTFVEKIIHNRYRVDERAVLEATVIKNTKEVKYYAFNDIVLTRTRVSNMIHIETLVDSQSFNTYYGDGVIVSTPTGSTAYNLSAGGPVLFPMSNVFALTPICPHSLTQRPVVLPGRYAIEMKTSEERALIIIDGQDVHELELGESVHIKLATKTVKLIHKEEYNYFDVLKEKLRWGE; via the coding sequence TTGAAAAACAAAGAGATCAAAAAAATAGGCGTAGTTTTAAGACCATCATCCCCTGAAATAAAAGAGGGTTATCTAAAACTGGAGAAGATCTTCAGAAGCCACGGCATCGATGTTTTGCTAGAGAGCAAGAGTGCTAAGATGATAGATATGAGCGGCGAGAGTTTTAAAAGCATCTGCATGGAGTGTGACTTTATTGTAAGCTTCGGCGGGGACGGCACACTTATATCTACGGTGAGAAAATCATTTGACTTTGATATCCCCATACTAGGCGTTCATGCCGGCAATCTCGGTTTTTTGGCGGATCTCTCACTTGATGAGCTTGATACGTTCGTAGAAAAAATTATCCATAACAGATACAGAGTAGATGAGAGAGCGGTTCTTGAAGCAACGGTTATAAAAAACACCAAAGAGGTGAAGTACTACGCTTTTAACGACATTGTACTCACACGCACACGTGTCTCAAATATGATACACATAGAGACACTTGTTGACTCACAATCGTTTAATACATACTACGGTGACGGGGTGATAGTCTCAACTCCTACAGGTTCTACGGCTTACAACCTCTCTGCAGGCGGACCAGTGCTTTTTCCTATGTCAAACGTCTTTGCATTAACGCCCATCTGCCCGCACTCACTGACGCAAAGACCGGTCGTGCTTCCGGGGAGATATGCCATAGAGATGAAAACATCAGAAGAGAGAGCTCTTATAATTATAGACGGACAGGATGTGCATGAGCTCGAACTTGGAGAGAGCGTACATATAAAACTCGCAACTAAGACGGTGAAGCTGATACACAAAGAGGAGTATAACTACTTCGATGTGCTAAAAGAGAAACTAAGATGGGGCGAATAA
- a CDS encoding DUF4136 domain-containing protein — protein sequence MFKFILPLLLILLAGCSTKKADIDFDPSFDMTALSTFAVVYDKNDDFSALNSERIAESITSEMRSKGYVTAPEDEADFHITFESIIREDVPSNVGLGFGLGTFSSGLGLSLGTVRGFSNDEGTLFINMLDPATQKIFWYAKLTKKIESFETPQERAEYFNETVSEMLEEFPLNILQGAYK from the coding sequence ATGTTTAAATTTATACTTCCTCTTCTGCTGATCCTACTTGCAGGATGTTCTACTAAAAAAGCGGATATTGATTTTGACCCGTCTTTTGATATGACAGCGCTATCTACATTTGCCGTGGTTTATGATAAAAATGACGATTTTAGCGCTTTAAACAGTGAGCGCATTGCTGAATCTATCACCAGTGAGATGCGATCAAAAGGGTATGTAACTGCACCAGAAGATGAGGCAGATTTTCATATAACCTTTGAGAGCATAATAAGAGAAGATGTCCCATCTAACGTCGGTTTGGGCTTTGGTCTGGGTACTTTTTCAAGCGGACTTGGACTTTCACTTGGCACCGTAAGAGGTTTTTCAAACGATGAGGGAACTCTTTTTATAAATATGCTGGATCCTGCAACACAGAAGATATTCTGGTATGCAAAGCTCACCAAAAAGATCGAGAGTTTTGAAACGCCGCAGGAGCGTGCCGAATACTTCAATGAAACCGTCTCTGAGATGCTTGAAGAGTTTCCATTAAATATTTTACAAGGTGCATATAAATGA